Within Paralichthys olivaceus isolate ysfri-2021 chromosome 14, ASM2471397v2, whole genome shotgun sequence, the genomic segment GGCTCTATGTGGACACTAAGCTTTCCACTCGTAAGCGAACATGAGCTGATGTTACAGCTGAGATGTTTTTCCCTCTGCAGGAATGATGAGATTGTGATGCCAGATGAACAGACAGGTTTAGTGAAGGAGAACTACGTATGGAGCGTGTTGCTACACCGGGGTGCCACACCTGAGGGggttttcctcctcctgccaCCTGGCAGCTACGACCATGACTTGTTCACCATGACCTGGGGTCCCACCATTGCTGCCCTCTCCTACGTCTTTGACAAGAGCTTGGACGACAACATCATCCAGAAGGCCATCACTGGCTTCAGGTACACAATATATACTTTGAATACGGATTTTAAAGTACCACCAAAGATGTCATTCCAACTTCTATTGTTCTGGAACATGATATCATTGGAGTTAGTAATGGATTACTGTGCCTCATGATTTCCTGTTTGCTCATTACGTTGTTGGTAAAGGTCACAATGCATTCAGCCAATTATCAATTCAAAATGACTGCACAATATTTAATAAACAAATGCTGTATttcacttaagctgctttcagacatacactgaactcaGCAGATAGAAATTCAGGAGGATCAGAAGTGTGAAGTGTTGcctcttttttctttgcagGAAATGTGCAATGATCGCTGCTCACTATGGCTTCAGTGATGTTTTTGACAATTTGATCATCTCCCTTTGCAAGTTCACCACTCTGAGCAATGAGGTGAGTTCAGAAAACTCGCAGCAGCCGGTTGGGCTAATGTGGCTCAGCTTATTTTTAGTTTGCAGTTAAAGTTGGTTAGTTGATGAGTTTTTCACACCTGAAGATGTTtcagttaaataaagttttaattttgAGTAAAATACATGATCCTTAACTACTAATGGACTAGTTAGCTCACTGCCCAATGTTagaataattaaatatttaattttaatttgaagtcCTAGTAAATTAGTTATGATGACATCCTCCTCTGATATGGTGGATATGTTGTCTTTAGATTTATTTGGATTATCCAAGAGTTTATTTAGATTATCCttcaaaaagcaaaatataGTAAGAAATGTGATTCCTTACTCTTACTGGAGATTAGTGTAGCTCAAACAATTATCACAACACAGTATGCTGTGGTAACATGCAACACATTCACATCCATGCACACCAATGTATATATCATCAaacgaaaaaaaaacaagctatGTAAAAACAAGTCACTGCTCATACCAGGGTCTCAGATAACTGAATTTTGCATGTGGAGGCCGAGTGAGTTATTATATGTGAGCCTTCAGATTGTCAATAAAAAGTGCAAGATCAGTGTTTCAATATGTGTAGATCTTGAAATTGGATCCCTCATAAAATGTCTTCAAAAGTATTAAAGATCAGGATTTCAGAAAGGTTCTTTAACACCATAAAGCCCCAAAAATATCCCAATGAGTCTATTACTCTGTCCAGTCACTTTATTAAAACAACTATTTTGTTTCCCATTATCTTTTGTTATCCTTTTAAGTAATGTTACTGTTCAATCCATGACATAATTGGACACTGCTCAGCCTTGATGGtacatataaatacagtaaCTGTAAGAATGCTTGTTGAtgtgtcctctcctcctgcagtctGTGGAAAACCTCCCGACAGTGTTTGGCAGCAACAGTAAGGCGCAGACAGCAGCCAAGACCGTGTTTGACCTCGCCCATCGGCACGGCAACATCCTGAGGGAGGGTTGGAAGAACATCATGGACTCCATGCTGCAGCTGTTCAGAGCCGAGCTGCTGCCCAAAGCCATGGTCGAGGTCAGGACTCCATCTTTAAACTCTCAACACTCTTTTCAGTTCTCTCAGTGATTGTGGCTGCTTCATGGTAACACTGCAGACACAGTCTCTGTGGTGTTGCCTCTGTgtcatagagagagagagagagagagagagactgcatTCTAGATATTCTGCTGCCACCTACTGGTCAGGGCTCAGACACTGTTATTTTTGCCTCAGGTGGAGGATTTCCTGGAGCCAAACGGGAAAATTTCTCTTCAGAGAGAGGAAACGCCATCAAATCGGTAATCACAAACCCCATCCACCATCTGCTCATATTTCTACACTACAAGATAGTAAAACACTAATCACAGTCtattttttctgatgttttcatcaagtaaAAACCATTTTTTTAAGGAGAAATGTATATGTGTGAACAATCCAGACCAACAGAGACTACAAACAGagtattaaagtaaaaaatgtgatatgatataataataatacatgtttgATAAATAATTATCTTCCTCTGTTACTTATCAGTGGTGAGTCTGCAGTGTTGAGTTTTGTGAACTGGCTGACGCTGAGCGGAACCGAGCCGTCAGGCCACAGAGGCCCTTCCACAGAAAACCAGGAAGCCAAGCAGGCTGCCATCCTCTGCATAAAGGTACCAGACATTAAGCACTGTATGCTATATACAGTATCTAAACACGTTTGCTGTCAACCATTCAAAAGTTTTCTCTTGAtaacctttttttctgtttctctctttgcagcAATGTGACCCAGAAAAGTTGATCACAGAGAGTAAATTCCTACAGTTGGAGTCGCTGCAGGAGCTAATGAaggttaatgtttttttcttaataacATTTCTTattaccatttttttttttttttctcataactGCCCGGAAAAGGTATTTGCTGGATGCTCTTTTTTGGCCAGTGTGGATGACAGTGTTTACTGAATAAATTAACTAGATTCTCTTCATCAGGCTCTGATATCAGTCACCCCAGATGAAGAGACCTATGATGAAGAGGATGCTGCCTTCTGCCTGGAGATGTTGCTGCGTATTGTTTTGGAGAATCGGTAGGAAGGAGAATATTACATAAATGCTGCACCGTCACAGCATGGTCATTTTTGTGACCAcctctttgtctgtttcttcGTGTAGGGACCGTGTGTCCTGTGTGTGGCAGACAGTGCGTGACCACCTCTGCCACCTCTGCGTCCACGCCAACGAGAGCTGCTTCCTAGTGGAGAGGGCCGTGGTGGGACTCCTGCGACTAGCGATCCGCCTGCTCAGACGAGAGGACATTAGCTCTCAGGTACACCAAACACACGCATAACTGGACACAATCACTACAGCAGAGTTAATGGCTGAGACGATCAACTCAGGTTAGGTACACGGAAAGTacaattatatatgtatatattaactAGCTATCTGAACACAGGTATTGTGTAACTATTTCATTTTACTGCAACAAGAGTTTTTCAACCCAGCTGATGAAACCAGATTATTCGCCtcttagaaaaaaaactgaaaatgttaaaagtaCTCAAAGAATAGTTTCACCAGAATCTTAAAACTCAACAAATCAGTATTTTGATATTAACtcaaatcaaaaaagaaatggtATGCTGTGTCAATAAGTACATTATTTTGTTAATTATCAGTAAGTAAAGGTCTGTTAAAATTACTGTGAGATCCTTTTCCTTATAGTCAAGCCtgattttctcttctctgtacACCCACAGGTTCTGCACTCCCTGCGTCTCCTGCTTATGATGAAACCTCATGTGTTGTCCCGGGTCAGTAGGGAGGTGGCTTATGGCCTTCATGAGCTGCTGAAAACCAACGCAGCCAACATCCACTGCACAGACGACTGGTACACGCTCTTCTCCCTGCTGGAGTGCATCGGAGCTGGAGTGAAACCTCCGGCTTCCTTCCAGCTCTCCTCCGCCACTAATGACAACGACACAGGTGAAACATTTCTCTCAGCATCATGACTTTGTGTCTGAGATTCAGGAGATGAGTACATTAGGTGTATCCCTTTAGAGGGATCGCCTCGTTTGGAGGATGCGGTCAATGAAGATCCTTCATGGGCCGTGTATTACCACAAAGGCCAATTCGAaaaagttttaatgcccctttgttttttaacatgcatATGGTTAGCTGTTCGGATGAGTTGAAGCGTGATACTCAAGCGTCTCAACATCTGACATTACCTTAAAAAACAGTTACTGAAACGCAATGAATCCTGGTATAGGTCGGGCTGGGAACAATCCAATCATTGAAGCCTTTGTTTTTTTGGAGCAGTGAGGACACATTTGCCAGCTGCATTTGAAAGAACCTTTAAAATTGCATGATTTTCACAAGTTCTTGTACTcccttcattcattttaaagcaaaatatCCTACTATGTTTTAATGGATACAAGAACTTCACATATATAAAAGGTGAATATTGCTATAAGAAGACAGTTATAGTTAATGTTCCTGTTAAAGattgttaaaataaacagaaaaaagctGTTGATTATTAACGaaatcaaaaataatcaaataacaaattggATTTTGGCCAAACaaaattttcaaaataaactgtcaCGCATTACGAGCCTTACACAAATCAGTCAAGCATGTTAGACATGGCAAAAATGGAAGAAATCTTTTTGATTGCTGTATGTCCACAGGTGCCCAGTCAGATAGCGAACTGTCCTCTCATCATCCCAGTGAAGTGAGTTTAGACCGCGGCTACACGTCTGACTCTGAGATTTACACCGAGCACAGCAAGACCAGGATCTCTCGCTCCACCACTGATGTGGATGTAGCAAGCAGCGGATGGCTCGTGGTCAGTATttacacacatgtgcatgtgtacacTTGTACTCATACATACAGAATACCAGCACGCAGAGCACAGATGTTAATTACACTTCAGTCACAAGAGTCATGTAGAAGCCAATTTCATTttataatgttaaaaatatatatatataaggtcTATTTGTGTTAGagtcaaagtaaaagtatttagATGACTTGAGGTTATAATAGGTTAATATTAATTCTATAAATATCTCACACGTCTATGTATtttatacaatacaatacaaaagaTTGCACTGATGGTTATGATGCATATTTGTATTTctatgatttgtattttttaccaGGTTGGTAAAGATGACCTGGACCCAAGTAAGACACCTCCTGTGTGCACTAAAGCCCAGCTAAATCACCCACTGGTCAACCAGTACAGCCTGACGCTGGGTCAGGACCTGGGCCAGCACGACACCAAGTCTCTCATCAAATGTGTGGAAACGCTCTCCTTCATCGTCCGCGATGCTGCGCATGTCACCCCGGACAATTTTGAGCTGTGTGTCAGAGCTATACGAGTATTTGTGGAGGCCAGCCTCAATGGAGGTGAGACtcttaaaaatgattaaaataattattgcaaATAGTTCTGTTGTAGGGTATGCTATAAACTCTACTGTGGCAACTCTACATTGGTTCACTATTTAATGTACATTTCTGACTACCTCATTAACGGAGTCGTCTAATATTGCATTTTTATATAGTCTGTAGATTTATGAGAGACAGACTCATTTAGATATTGACTATAGTGGGAGCCAGACTCCACATGTCCACACTTAGTAATTCAGACATGTCATCAGAGATAACTCATGACATCTTCAGGGTAATTTGCCTTATGTGACAAATCTCCCCCAGAGCCGCAGGGAGCAAAAATctgatcaaataaataaatgttttcacagagaaGCTCCCCTTATGATGAGGGGTCAATTTAACTGGGTTCAAAAATATAATGGTACAGAAGGCATGTATTGTTTATCTCCGACACTCaaactttaattatttttcatctttgccATGTTTTTTCTTACTTATTCCTGACCagatgacattttgagaaagaAAGATTTGTGAATGAAAAGTTGTAACAACTTTAGATTCAAACTAGATTTAATTTCCACTTAAGTTGCGAACTCCAAACTAACGGGTTGTTTGATTGTTCCTCTTTCAGGAGTAACTCTGTCCCCACCTTCAGTCTCTTTGTCGTGTCCTCCATGTTTCCACCCCTGTCCTTCCCTACATTCTTTCCCCTCTTGCTCCCTCTGCCCTTTATCTTCCTTGTCATCTGCCCATCAAATGTCTTCATACTCTTTTTCCATTCATCCCTCCTTGTGCTGTTTGTGATCTACAGTAACATGGTGATTAAGGCTGATAAATGGCAGTGGCAGCTGAAGCCCTATTCATTTTCTCCTAGTGCCTCAGGCCATTGGATCCATGCTGTCAACAGAGCTTTACACTGACTAACAAAAGCATCAGCGATGGTTTGATCAAAGCAGTGGGCTGATTCATGGCACTAACCTGTGTGAGATGAACAGAAAGTGTAAAACCTGTTATTAGTCTATTGAGCCTTTGTGCCCTGACCTCATCTCTTGTCGTTAAAGAAGGATTCGAGATAAACAGAGAGCTTTTGGAAATGACTTCATGGTTGTTTAGAGGATCTGGATATCTTTggtgtttttgctttttttggcGCAATTATGGACTGTACCACTTAACACGGGGTGCTCAGTAAGAATTAGTTGTATAGAATTAGTCGTCCATTTCCTCTTCAGTCAAGGAACCTCAATGTAACTTATCTTTTTGGGAAGAATTGTAAAAATGAACTTAATGAAAAGTCGTAACTATCAAAAGAACAGACAGTTTCATAATTTCAGTAACCAGATGACATACTACATTTAAAAGGTCTcttgtataaataaaaaaaaataggcAACCTCTGCCTGCTTCCTATAAGATTAATAATTCTTCAACAATGTTTTTCCCTCAGGTTACCGCAATCATGACAAAAAGAAGAGCCACAAGTATGACTCCAAGTCCCGGCTGAGGAAGAAGGCAGGCGGGAGGGAAAAGGAGGGTGCAGGCGGCACAAGGCGCGGTGGCAGCCGAGCATCCAACCAGCGTCCATCACGTTCCCACagcgatgaggaggaggacgagggcgTCCCAGCCAGTTACCACACGGTGTCATTACAGGTTAGTCAGGACGTAAGTACAACAGCCCTCTTCACCCTTCTACCTTGTGTTGATTTGAGGCCAAGAATCCCAAACACATCTTTGTTTTACTCACAAATGTTTCTTGTGGGTAAAACACATGGCTTTTCCAGAGGCTGGGTAAACACTGCTTCATGCTGAGGTGACTGGTACGTCAAGATGTTTTTGGGAATCCATGGCTTTGGCACCTAAGGGTACATTTTGGAATGGTGTAACTTTATATGATGATTATTAGAAAAATGTCGCACAGTAAAACTTTATTAACAATATTTATCTGTAATATTACACCTTTCCTGAAGATATCCGGTATATCCTTTGTTTCCGCTGTGATGTTGACTTTCTGTGGGAATTCTACATTAAAGGATAACACCAGTGTATTTTCATCTTGTTACTACatctacatttatatatattatatacttatTTGTTTGTAGTTTATTGATTAGTTTTGGTAAGTGTCTTGTCAACGCTGTAGCATATGAACAGCTGTGAAGTCTAGACTCCAACTATCTGACAGatcaaaaagaaaactattATTGTAAATGTAGCAAACTTGAAAAATCCAGTATTTCCACCCCCATAAAGATCTACTGTGTATTAAAACCTGTGCTCACCAGCTGTGTCTGGAACTATTCATCTGTACGTCCAGGAAACTGTGTTGAGTCTCAGTaggagagaaaagatgagatAATATGTGTGAACTTGAAATGTTAGTGATTGTATTAAGCCTATCTCCCTAAATGTTGAACTGTTCCTTAAAGTTGTAACAATGAGTCTGTAATACAGTTCTACTTCTTATTATTACATTTGGCCTTTTTGTCAGTGACTTACAATGTGGCGTAACACAGCTTTGGTTTAATGAAAAAAAGTCAATGTTGCTTGGATGGCATCAGGAAAAAAGCAATATTACACCAGTGTTATCCTTTATTTTGTGATCCACAAACAGGAACATGACAGTGCTGTGAATTCCTTTTTTTCCTACAAATACACAGTCAGAGCTTCAGTACTTTTTAAACTGTACAATATTTTATCTGGTTGAGGGGCAGTCTTGCTGTTGACTAGCGACATTAAACATATTCTGTATGTTTTCCTCTGGTGAAAGTACAATATTTAAATCTTCCTGAAAGCTGCTCTTCATGGTAAACTAACATAAGTCCTGTTTTCACGACATGATCAACTTCTGACAGAGGGCTGTTTTCTAGTAATACATCATATACTACACATGTATAAAAATACACGTTTGTTTGTCCACGGCTCGTCAGCTACATAATGTAATGTCTATGATATACAGCACAGTGTCATGTTACCAGTTAATCGCATATTTTAGAGACAATGTTGCACAAATAACGTTAGTAACTGACTCATCCAGTATTCACTTGACTGTGTCATCACCCCACATGTGACATTGAGTTGTTATTGTTGAAACTGTTGTCGTTTGTGACGGTGCAGCTTTTAGACCTGATGCACACGCTGCACACACGGGCTGCCAGCATCTACAGCTCCTGGGCCGAGGAACAGCGTCACCTGCAGGCCGCGGGCAGGAAAATCGAGGCCGACTCCCAGACTCTGTGGACCAGCTGCTGGTGTCCCCTGCTGCAAGGTACGCAGGAGGTgcagtgcagcagctgctgtagcGAACATCTTCATCACAGTTATAATTTATTGTTCAGAgcattattttattcttcttaTAATGCAGGGTCATTATATGGTACAGTACAAGTGCATTAACAGGATATGATAAAACTGCTAATATAGCTTGTGTTGCTTGAACACATTCCTAATTGTTACAAAAGTGTTTGGCATCATGGTGCTTTGTGttggaatgtttttttcatacataAATATGGgattcatctttttttgtaacagttaaaatcataaaaatataattacacacataaatatttaaagacaaCTGCACACATTTTCCCTTGATTGCTACAGATTAAaaattttaagattttaaaaaggagGGAAATCAAAACCTTGAAGTCAAGCTGTCTGGAAACCTGTTCAAACTGTCCTACTCTACTTGTAAATTTAATTAttgctcatttgttttaaccAAGGTGTCTGATGGTCAGTTtgagtctgtgctgcagctgatgtttgttttgctgCCAGGTATTGCTTGGCTGTGCTGCGATGCCAGACGACAGGTCCGTATGCAGGCCCTCACCTACCTCCAGAGGGCGCTGCTTGTTCATGATCTTCAGACACTCGATGCCACTGAGTGGGAGTCCTGCTTCAATAAGgtaagaaaagaggaggagctACATGTCTGTATACATGAACGTAATCATTTTATCTTCTGCAGTCgcttctctgtgttgtgttctctgttAACAGCTGTGctcatttacagtcagtggATTTTCACTTATTTCAGGAGATTGCTGATGTGTATATacgtgcatgtgtatgtgtgtttgcaggttcTATTCCCCTTGTTGACTAAGCTGCTTGACAACATAAGTCCAGCAGATGTGGGCGGTATGGAGGAGACCCGAATGAGAGGCTGCACTCTCCTGTCGAAGGTTTAAAGCAACACACACTTACCCAGCGTACACAACCAGCACTTTTTCATGCACTAAATCAAAAAAGCCAATCCCAGCAGAACAGTGTTACATCCTGCAGATACAGGTCAGGGGCTTTATAAGTACTGGAGGTCAGTGAGCCTGAAGTTATCTTCTTAAAATCAAATTGGAACATTGACAATAGCCAGTTTGGAAAATTCCTATCATAATAACTGTATTAAGTTACtgtattaaagggatagtttacccagaaattaaaattagctcattatctactcaccactatgccgatagGGGTGGGTGAGACTcgtaaagtgttttgtggacccAAACACTTCTCCCACCCTGCcgtcggcatagtggtgagaagataatgactgaattttcatttctgggcaaactttccctttaagtcccttcatctcttcatcttcgTATCTTAGCCGTTGGGCAATATGCATTATGGCAAAATATTCAAACTAGACCAAAAAAAGAGTGATCCCCCTAAACGCTTCAGCTTTGATCAATAGCGATGTTGAACAGGTTGCCTCTGAACGTTCCAGAAACATTAGCTCACATGAACTGAGCCCATTGTTGTGGCAGTAGCTGACGTTTGACCGTTTGCATCTGCTCAGGTTTTCCTCCAGCACCTGTCTCCTCTGCTGTCCCTGCCTACCTTTGCTGCCCTGTGGCTCACCATCCTGGATTTCATGGACAGGTACATGCACGCAGGCTCCAGCGACTTACTGGTGAGTACAGTGTTAATAGTGATTTTTCTCGAATACTCCTGAGCCTGGTGTTGAATGACCGACTCTGAGCTTGTTCATCTTCTCTGCGTTTGCACATGCAGCTGGAGGCCATACCCGAGTCTCTGAAAAACATGCTGCTGGTGATGGACACTGCAGGAATCTTTCACAGTGCTGACTCAAGGACGGGATACTCAGACCTGTGGGAAATCACCTGGGAACGCATCATCTGCTTCCTGCCTCACCTGAGGGAGGAGCTCTTCAAACAGACCGTCATACCAGGTATGCAGCTGACACACAAGCATGTTTGGATAAGATTAGATAATCTGATACACACAAGTGgcaacatgtttgtgttagtttgtTGTATTACTAGGAACTCAtgtatcatcatcatttttagaTCCAGTACCCAGTCCTCCAGCAGAGACAGTGCAGCCTTCACCCCCAGCAGGTCGGCCTCCATCCCCTCAGGTGTCTGTACCACCTGCCCAGCCGCCCTCCCCAGTCCCAGTGccccctgcagagacacacCCCCCCAGCAGGCCAGCATCACCCCAGGAGCCTCAGTCAACCAGTGTCACCGGTAAAAACAATGAAAGTTATCTCTGTCAAGGTGGAGACACTGAATACCTGAGGACACGGAGCCTGGTGAAACCAGACGatcacacacatttcttctAATTGATCAATCTCACAGAACACAGAGCAACAGAAATCAATCAGTGTGAAACAATGATTTAAGAAATAAATGATCACATTAGAATCACACTTCAACACTGCTGATCATTTTCACAACCAAGCAATTCATTGATTGGTCAATAAAACATTAGAACACAACACAATTGTTTTAGATCTGAAGTTGATGAACAAAGCTTCACATTTATAAACCATAGAATGTTTGGCATTAGATATATCattatgactttttaaaattttttatttaattacctCAAAAATGAACACGTGTCCGTGAGATGCAGTACACACAGGAAGTAGGGGACATTGTAAGCGTAGTACTTCAAGTGtgaccatgtttttttatttataaaatgcaAATTCTGCAGTTATACATGCTGAGTTATTTGGTGTGACCCCTCGTGGAAAGCTCCAGTAACAGGCGTAGTATGTTCAAGTATGTGAACAATCTAAGTCAAGACGCATCTGGTCGTCTTTGCAAGTGCACAGCTGAGCAGCAAGTTTATCCACTGCAGTGTTGGTGCTTAAgcagcagacaggaagtcagatAAGGAGCTGGAGACAAACGTGGTACGACCAGACTCAGATGCTCGACtaaaatcaatcaaacacaGATCTTGTCCTGTTGTTGAAGTGACGAGTGGAGCAGTTACTGACCTGCTTCCaatcctctgctctgtttttcagGAGCAGACCGATCATCTGCAGTCCCACCCTCCATGCCAGTTCCGTTAACTACGTCCCCCACCCAGAGTCCCTCACCCTTAAGCCAGTCCCCCCTCATCCTGCAGCCCCTTGCCTCTCCCTTGCAGGTGGGAGTCCCGCCCATGTCCCTGCCGATCATCTTGAACCCCGCCCTCATCGAGGCCACCTCTCCCGTACCGTTGCTGACCTCGCCCAGACCCATGAGCCCTGCTGACGAGGCCCAGTAAGACAACCGGAGCACCCCCCCACTGAACAACTGGACCCCAGACTTCAACTCCAACTTCAGGATCTGCTCGTCAGCAGCTTTTTGACATGATGAGATATAAAGTATGTGAGAGGACCGATGACATGTGACACCTCAGTCTTACGACGTTTGATTTGAAGCGTTCCTTGTGTTGGCTGTGGGGTCAGAGCTACACTCCTgaccctgctgctgcaccacacGCTCTTTGTGCCATTTTTCTGTTTGCTACTTTGTTTTAATTCCTGTGGATAAATGACTAAACGTAGAAAGTGTGACATCATGCACAGATATTTTGGATCAGAGAATTCATTGAAGGAAAATAATGCCAATTAAAATGATTGCAGTAAAGTTGCAGTTCACTAAAAGTGTGAGGTAGAATCAGGGCTGCAGCTCAGAACACTGAGGTCCTGTCATTGCTGCTTTTTGGGGAGAACGTGGCTGTTTGGCAACATCGGGACAGTTGACATTGTTGTGCACGTGGAGAGAATTTGACTGGTTGATGCCAGTGTTTTTAAACTCAACTTGCTGCATTATATATGTACTATAACACAAATTCCCCTACACTGCTTTATTCTGGGGGGAAGAAGGAGGCTTTAAAAGAATTGTGTTTATCTGGGAGTCAAAGTAAATGAGAGtatgtgtgcacgtgcatgtatgtgcaaaACAGTGACTCACTggtgtttttaatagttttggGAGAAGAATGAAGCTGAGGAAGGAATCAGATGTATCAGgctctggacacacacacacacacacacacacacacacacacacacacacacacacacacacacacacacacacactctcctcgtAGCAGACACTGACTGTTACTTTGACTCTAAttatgttgatgatgatgatgagatgtGTTGGCAGGAAGGTACTTTCTCCTGAACATGACTCCTGCCTGAGTGTTCATACATGAGGCTGGAACAGTTTCTAATATCCACACAGGCTTCATGGACGTAGAATCCTCACAAGTCTGATCTCAACACGTTCTCTCATGACGTTGGTGAGTTTTGAAGAAGAAGAGCTCGTCCTTGATAAGACTTGAGACGACCTCGTGGGTTTTCTTGTGAGCCTGAGCCCCATCTCGATGTTTAGGTCTCACACAGGTGGTGGTGTTTCAGCTGCGTGATGCAGTTGATGAAGGAGGAGTGGATTACACAGAGCTTTGACTTCAGTCGTAACAGAAGCGATATTTCTCCCACTGTTGTCTCACCACtgacaagcaaaaaaaaaaaaaaaacccacagttatttatttatcagtcagtttttgttttcagggacCAAATTCTGTTCTTCTGTAACGTCCAAAGACAGAGACACCgtttatttctccttttaatTCttcattctattttattttaacccCCAAAAGTAAAAACAAGCTTTGATTTCAGCACCGTATGAATTCCTCCTCCACTTAAcaaaggagtgtgtgtgcatgtgcagcctTCCTCAGACAGATGGGAGATGTCACATCTGGAACATTCCACAGTGCAGATACCAGAGTGAGCTGGGAGCCCGGTCCACTGTGCGGacgacagacagggacagacacaGCAGCTTTTAAGGTTCATGATAAACCCAACAAATATGTCTCAGAGCTCAGAATCATGGTTCATGGTGTAGATCGCTGCAGACACGTGTGTGTGGAGTCGAAGCATGAACGAAGCTCAGCAGCTTCAAGTTGACGTCGCGACAAAATGTATGGAAGCAGTAAGACGTCGCTGCTGAGTGGAGTCATGACCGAACACTTCCTGCTCACACGGAGTCTTCTTTGAATTATGGCGTCTGTCTTTGGGAAATCATCTGTTGCGAACATAGTGGGAATTTGTCAGCAGGTCATTTTTAAGTGGTGCCG encodes:
- the gbf1 gene encoding Golgi-specific brefeldin A-resistance guanine nucleotide exchange factor 1 isoform X6 — protein: MVDKNIYIIQGEIGTVVGAIKRNSRWNTHTPLDEEQDPLLNSFGHLKEILNSITELCDIEPNIFLRPFLEVVRSEDTTGPITGLALTSVNKFLSYGLIDANHEAAAEAIENMADAVTHARFVGTDPASDEVVLMKILQVLRTLLLTPVGAHLTNESVCEIMQSCFRICFEMRLSDLLRKSAEHTLVDMVQLLFSRLPQFKEEAKSYVGANMKKLKMRAGGMSESSKWKKQKRSPRQPRHMVRSPSGQMDPAQSSTLSNNNLSGGVPFIEQGLSASSLPASDSAGSSISSPTTTDSGLDTCSKATSREDLSDLEQCSSSANNLACALPGTEPSSPDAHSEGSQVEPAQSASVESIPEVLEDKDSTTEQSDSTSVHDMDYVNPRGVRFTQSTQKDGASLIPYGLPCLRELFRFLISLTNPHDRHNTDAMMHMGLQLLTVALESADIANYQSLLGLVKDELCRHLFQLLSADRMNLYTSSIRVCFLLFESMRLHLKFQLEMYLKKMMDIITSENVKMPYEMKEMALEALVQLWRIPSFVTELYINYDCDFYCSNLFEDLTKLLSKNAFPVSGQLYTTHLLSLEALLTVIDSTEANCQAKVLNNTAQQEQSETLLAEGEGSSKSGPDTTADLTNGLSFQQAQSAPVCPPTSGHLMAETMKLGRQDQGDNDAAEKRAPKKPQRFSSCLPDSQELMEIRTKKKLLITGTEQFNQKPKKGIQFLQEKGLLSSPMDNNQVAQWLRENPRLDKKMIGEFISDRKNMDLLDSFVNTFTFQGLRIDEALRLYLEAFRLPGEAPVIQRLLETFTDNWHKVNGSPFMTNDAGFALAYAVIMLNTDQHNHNVRKQNIPMTVEQFKKNLKGVNGNKDFDQDMLEDIYNAIKNDEIVMPDEQTGLVKENYVWSVLLHRGATPEGVFLLLPPGSYDHDLFTMTWGPTIAALSYVFDKSLDDNIIQKAITGFRKCAMIAAHYGFSDVFDNLIISLCKFTTLSNESVENLPTVFGSNSKAQTAAKTVFDLAHRHGNILREGWKNIMDSMLQLFRAELLPKAMVEVEDFLEPNGKISLQREETPSNRGESAVLSFVNWLTLSGTEPSGHRGPSTENQEAKQAAILCIKQCDPEKLITESKFLQLESLQELMKALISVTPDEETYDEEDAAFCLEMLLRIVLENRDRVSCVWQTVRDHLCHLCVHANESCFLVERAVVGLLRLAIRLLRREDISSQVLHSLRLLLMMKPHVLSRVSREVAYGLHELLKTNAANIHCTDDWYTLFSLLECIGAGVKPPASFQLSSATNDNDTGAQSDSELSSHHPSEVSLDRGYTSDSEIYTEHSKTRISRSTTDVDVASSGWLVVGKDDLDPSKTPPVCTKAQLNHPLVNQYSLTLGQDLGQHDTKSLIKCVETLSFIVRDAAHVTPDNFELCVRAIRVFVEASLNGGYRNHDKKKSHKYDSKSRLRKKAGGREKEGAGGTRRGGSRASNQRPSRSHSDEEEDEGVPASYHTVSLQVSQDLLDLMHTLHTRAASIYSSWAEEQRHLQAAGRKIEADSQTLWTSCWCPLLQGIAWLCCDARRQVRMQALTYLQRALLVHDLQTLDATEWESCFNKVLFPLLTKLLDNISPADVGGMEETRMRGCTLLSKVFLQHLSPLLSLPTFAALWLTILDFMDRYMHAGSSDLLLEAIPESLKNMLLVMDTAGIFHSADSRTGYSDLWEITWERIICFLPHLREELFKQTVIPDPVPSPPAETVQPSPPAGRPPSPQVSVPPAQPPSPVPVPPAETHPPSRPASPQEPQSTSVTGADRSSAVPPSMPVPLTTSPTQSPSPLSQSPLILQPLASPLQVGVPPMSLPIILNPALIEATSPVPLLTSPRPMSPADEAQ